The Nitrospira sp. genome includes a region encoding these proteins:
- the glgA gene encoding glycogen synthase GlgA encodes MESTFPQRPLNICMVASEVVPLAKTGGLADVVGALAVEFASLGHDVAVVLPAYRQVDMHGYETVDVCSLSIPAGDQSLDVRIQQILVPALQVSGLGRLRIFVVRYDPFFSRPGLYQEDGRDYPDNLERFALFCRSVMELLLHLYDKEQWHTDLLHLHDWQAALCAVYLRTLYHMRPVLSRTRSVLTIHNLGYQGLFPPEQFAVTGLPSHLFSPAALEFYGRVNVLKGGLVFADRLTTVSPTYSREIQTAEYGCGLEGVITERKAVLSGIVNGIDATLWNPRTDRYLPAPYTLSDLSGKVRCKQMLQRELGLRQLKGPLLAVVARLTSQKGIDLVIDILPELMGLNAQVVILGTGDPLYEAQVRELGERYSGRIAVRNVFDEGLAHRIEAGADMFLMPSRYEPCGLSQLYSLRYGTVPIVRKTGGLADTVVGYTPSALRELRATGFTFTDTNSASLLTAVLLALSVYRKKADWQRLIKAGMEQDLSWTRSASTYIQLFEELVAGESQRA; translated from the coding sequence GAAAGCACGTTCCCTCAACGTCCCCTCAACATCTGCATGGTTGCGTCGGAGGTCGTCCCCCTGGCTAAAACCGGTGGCCTCGCGGATGTCGTCGGCGCACTCGCCGTCGAGTTTGCCTCGCTGGGGCACGACGTCGCCGTGGTCCTGCCCGCATATCGACAAGTGGATATGCACGGGTATGAGACGGTGGATGTGTGCAGCCTCTCGATTCCAGCGGGAGATCAGTCCCTGGACGTTCGGATTCAACAGATACTCGTTCCAGCCTTGCAGGTGTCTGGGCTAGGACGCTTGCGTATTTTCGTCGTTCGATATGATCCGTTTTTCTCCAGGCCAGGCCTCTATCAAGAGGATGGTCGTGATTATCCGGACAACCTCGAACGGTTTGCTCTGTTTTGTCGAAGTGTCATGGAGCTGTTGCTGCACCTTTATGACAAGGAGCAGTGGCACACGGACCTGCTGCATCTCCACGATTGGCAAGCGGCACTGTGTGCGGTCTACTTGCGGACCTTGTATCACATGCGACCCGTACTGAGCCGGACCCGAAGCGTGTTGACGATTCACAATTTGGGCTATCAGGGATTATTCCCTCCGGAACAGTTCGCCGTGACGGGATTACCCAGCCACCTGTTTTCACCGGCTGCGCTCGAATTTTATGGGCGCGTGAACGTGCTGAAGGGTGGGTTGGTCTTCGCCGATCGTCTGACGACGGTCAGCCCGACCTACAGTCGAGAAATTCAGACCGCCGAATACGGATGTGGCTTGGAAGGGGTGATCACGGAGCGAAAGGCCGTCTTGTCGGGAATAGTGAATGGAATCGACGCGACTCTTTGGAACCCGAGGACGGACCGCTATTTGCCTGCTCCCTATACTCTTTCCGATCTCTCGGGAAAGGTTCGTTGTAAGCAGATGCTTCAACGTGAGTTGGGGCTGCGCCAACTCAAGGGGCCGCTCCTGGCTGTGGTCGCGAGACTGACCAGTCAAAAGGGCATCGATTTGGTCATCGACATCTTGCCGGAACTCATGGGGCTCAACGCACAGGTGGTGATTCTTGGGACGGGGGATCCGCTCTACGAAGCGCAGGTTCGGGAGTTGGGGGAGCGGTATTCTGGTCGCATTGCCGTCCGGAATGTGTTTGATGAGGGGTTAGCCCACCGCATTGAGGCCGGTGCCGATATGTTCCTCATGCCGTCTCGCTATGAGCCGTGCGGGCTCAGCCAGCTCTATAGTCTGCGGTATGGAACGGTCCCCATTGTGCGGAAGACCGGCGGTCTGGCCGATACGGTCGTGGGCTATACGCCGAGCGCCTTGAGAGAGTTGCGCGCCACTGGGTTTACATTTACGGATACCAACTCAGCTTCACTGTTGACCGCAGTGTTGCTGGCCCTTTCGGTCTACAGGAAAAAGGCGGATTGGCAGCGTCTGATCAAGGCAGGGATGGAGCAGGACTTGTCCTGGACCCGCTCGGCGTCGACCTATATTCAATTGTTTGAGGAACTGGTCGCCGGAGAAAGTCAACGGGCGTAG